One Nocardioides dongkuii genomic window, GATCCGCGACGGCAAGGTCGCCGCCGCCGGCGCACTCATCGGCGCGGTCATGAAGGAGATGCGCGGCCAGGCCGACGCCGGCCGGGTCCGCGAGCTGGTGCTGGAGAAGCTGGGGCAGTAGCCGCCCGATGACCGGACCCCCTCGCCCGCCGGACCCCGGCGGCCGAGGGGGTCCGGCGTTGGTACGCTCCCCGGACACATCCATACAACGCCCGCAGTGGGGGAAGCCGGTCCGAGTCCGGCGCTGACCCGCAACCGTAGGCCGAGGGGTACGACGTACCTCCCGGCGAGCCGGAGCACCTGCCGCGACGCGTCCTGATCACACGCTGTCGAGGAAAAGCAGCGGGTGGCCGCCCCGGCATCTGCCGGCGTGCGCTTCCCGCTGTCGCAGCGGGAAGGACACCATGTTCACCATTCTCCGCCGTGCAGCCGGCCTGCTGGCCGTGCCCGCGCTCGTGCTGCCGGCCGTCGCCGGCACCGCGGCGCCCGCCACCGCCGCCGAGCCCGACCCGGGCCCGGCCCAGGCCGGCGTCGCCTGGCTCACCGACCAGATGACCGACGGACTGCTGGACGGCGCCTGCCCGTTCTACTGCGGCCGCAACATCGACGCCGCGCTCGGCCTGGACGCCGCCGGCGCCGACCCGGCGATCCTCGACCGGATGCGGGAGGGCTTCGCGCCCGAGGTCAGGGGCTACATCTCCTACAGCTACGTGGTCGACGGGAACCCCCAGACCGGTGACGTCGGCGGGTCCACCGCCAAGACCGCGGTGTTCGCCCAGCTCGTCGGCGTCGCAGCCGGCGCAGAGTACGGCGGCGTCGACCTGGTCGACCGGCTGGCCGGCCTCGTCGACGACAGGAACGGTCGACTGTTCGACACGGCGAACGGGCAGCGGGACGACCAGTTCGCCAACACCCTCGGCCAGGCGTTCGCCGCTCGCGCGCTGCACGACGCCGGGCACGCCGAGGCGGACGCCGCGACCGAGTGGCTGATCGCGCAGCAGTGCGACGCCGGGTTCTTCCGCGAGGGGTTCAGCACCCCGAACGCTCCGGCCCAGGGCTGTGACGGTGCCGGGTCGCCGACCCCGAGCGTCGACGCCACGGCGCTCGCCCTCCAGATGCTGGCGAACCAGTCCGACGACCCGTCGGTCGACGCCGCCCTCGACGCGGGCGCGGGCTGGCTCGCCCGGGTCCAGCACGCCGACGGGTCGTGGGGCTCGCAGCCCGGGAGCCCGGGCAACGCCAACAGCACCGGCATGGCCGGC contains:
- a CDS encoding prenyltransferase/squalene oxidase repeat-containing protein; the encoded protein is MFTILRRAAGLLAVPALVLPAVAGTAAPATAAEPDPGPAQAGVAWLTDQMTDGLLDGACPFYCGRNIDAALGLDAAGADPAILDRMREGFAPEVRGYISYSYVVDGNPQTGDVGGSTAKTAVFAQLVGVAAGAEYGGVDLVDRLAGLVDDRNGRLFDTANGQRDDQFANTLGQAFAARALHDAGHAEADAATEWLIAQQCDAGFFREGFSTPNAPAQGCDGAGSPTPSVDATALALQMLANQSDDPSVDAALDAGAGWLARVQHADGSWGSQPGSPGNANSTGMAGQALGMLGDRAAAEDAAAWVRGVQADDPAPCTTGLTGQAGAVGFDRSAVAAARTGGITAGTVTQWQYATAQAIGVLPYAPTTGAGTTVAVTDAGYRKAGTSVRVAAAGLAPGDTVCATRSGKAAGFFTAGRNGRALGSVVLPQGTATRSYVLHDGEGRVASYAFSVLGAKKLPLKLTRAKVAQRAKQKVRVTGLAPRESVRLELRGKRVAVGKATRAGVFQKRFRVGTKPGRAKVTVVGEFGNRTGTATFRVVR